From Vibrio artabrorum, a single genomic window includes:
- the pilO gene encoding type IV pilus inner membrane component PilO — MVSFQNQVSLRDLDVDEITEWPLVPQLVVIFVLIVLIQGVGVWLYILPLNDELQQMKQQEQTLKATLRIKANKVAALPKLQSQLGELTSRYDYLLEQLPAQKELASMLASVNELGLDNQLTFTRIDWGQKQNQAFLYRLPLNIELTGDYHDIGDFSAAIAKLPRIISFSDVNWQRVSQESSTLHFRVRAYTYQFKPEVNDEAQ; from the coding sequence ATGGTTAGCTTTCAAAATCAGGTCAGCTTAAGGGATCTCGATGTTGATGAGATCACCGAATGGCCATTAGTGCCCCAGTTGGTGGTGATTTTCGTATTGATAGTGCTCATTCAAGGGGTTGGGGTTTGGCTTTATATTCTGCCATTGAACGATGAACTGCAGCAGATGAAACAACAAGAGCAGACGCTTAAAGCCACTTTGAGAATCAAAGCGAATAAGGTTGCAGCCTTACCTAAGCTACAGAGCCAACTGGGTGAGTTGACCAGCCGCTACGATTACTTATTAGAGCAGCTCCCCGCTCAAAAGGAACTGGCCAGTATGTTGGCCTCAGTCAATGAGCTTGGCTTGGATAACCAATTGACGTTTACACGGATTGATTGGGGACAAAAGCAGAACCAAGCTTTTCTCTATCGTTTACCGCTCAATATCGAGTTGACCGGTGATTACCATGACATTGGTGATTTCTCTGCGGCCATCGCAAAGTTGCCGCGCATTATTAGCTTTAGTGATGTGAATTGGCAGCGAGTCAGCCAAGAAAGTAGCACGCTGCATTTCAGGGTTAGAGCTTATACCTACCAGTTCAAGCCGGAGGTGAATGATGAAGCCCAGTAA
- a CDS encoding type IV pilus secretin PilQ gives MSKGLQGIVLSVMLFFTVMSYAETTNRLENIDFRVNKDQDAVIIIELATSTAVVDVQKVQEGLSIELLNTEVDDDKVNLLDVKDFATLVAEIEVIREAPSTRLLATITDDYQYEYNLEGRFIEVIVRKPLVKEGEPEKSVLEKKGKLISINFQDIPVRNVLQLIADYNDFNLVVSDSVAGNLTLRLDGVPWQQVLDIILQVKGLDKRVDGNVILVAPKAELDLREQQALEKSRLEEELGELTSEIIKINFAKATDIADMIGGESSVSMLSDRGSITIDERTNSLLIRELAENIAVIRSIIESLDIPVKQVQIEARIVTITEGNLDELGVRWGVSSTNGSFTVGGSIEGNHRSSIAPYVGNNAVDDYLNVNLGATSPNASSIAFQVAKLGSDTLLDLELSALQQESKAEIISSPRLITTNKKPAYIEQGTEIPYLESSSSGATSVAFKKAVLSLKVTPQITPDNRLVLDLSVTQDRPGQVVKTGTGEAVAINTQRIGTQVLVNNGETVVLGGIFQHSVSSTVDKVPLLGDLPVLGALFRRSYENVGKSELLIFVTPKVVIQ, from the coding sequence ATGAGCAAAGGACTGCAAGGTATAGTGTTGTCCGTAATGTTGTTTTTTACAGTAATGAGTTATGCAGAAACCACCAACCGATTGGAGAATATCGATTTTAGGGTCAACAAGGATCAAGATGCCGTCATCATTATCGAGCTGGCGACCAGTACCGCTGTCGTCGATGTTCAAAAAGTTCAAGAAGGGTTGAGTATTGAATTGCTCAATACTGAGGTTGATGACGACAAGGTTAATTTGTTGGATGTAAAAGACTTTGCCACTTTAGTGGCAGAGATAGAGGTTATTAGAGAGGCGCCAAGTACTCGATTGCTCGCCACAATCACTGATGATTATCAATACGAGTACAACCTAGAAGGTCGCTTTATCGAGGTTATCGTGCGTAAGCCTTTAGTTAAAGAAGGTGAGCCTGAGAAGAGTGTGTTAGAGAAAAAGGGCAAACTCATCTCAATTAACTTTCAAGACATCCCTGTTCGTAATGTTCTTCAGCTCATTGCTGACTACAACGATTTTAACCTAGTGGTATCTGATTCGGTAGCCGGAAACCTGACTTTACGCTTAGATGGCGTACCTTGGCAGCAAGTTCTCGACATTATCTTGCAAGTTAAAGGCTTAGATAAACGCGTTGATGGCAATGTTATCTTGGTTGCGCCCAAAGCCGAACTCGACCTTCGTGAACAGCAAGCGCTAGAGAAATCTCGTTTGGAAGAGGAGTTGGGAGAGCTGACATCGGAAATCATTAAGATCAACTTTGCTAAAGCCACCGACATTGCCGACATGATTGGTGGTGAGAGTTCGGTGAGTATGTTGTCTGATCGCGGTTCAATTACGATTGATGAGCGTACCAACTCACTATTGATTCGTGAGCTAGCAGAGAACATTGCGGTGATACGAAGTATCATTGAATCTTTGGACATTCCTGTGAAGCAAGTGCAGATAGAAGCTCGGATTGTCACCATTACGGAGGGGAACCTTGATGAGTTAGGGGTGCGTTGGGGTGTTTCCTCAACCAACGGAAGCTTCACTGTTGGCGGATCTATAGAGGGCAATCACCGCTCTTCAATTGCTCCTTATGTCGGAAATAACGCGGTTGATGATTATCTCAATGTGAACTTGGGAGCGACTTCTCCGAACGCGTCGAGTATTGCATTTCAGGTCGCCAAACTCGGTTCTGATACCTTACTCGACCTTGAACTGTCGGCACTGCAACAAGAGTCGAAAGCCGAGATTATTTCTAGCCCACGCTTAATCACGACCAACAAAAAGCCCGCTTATATTGAGCAAGGTACTGAAATCCCTTATTTAGAGTCATCTTCAAGTGGTGCAACATCGGTCGCATTTAAGAAAGCAGTATTGAGCCTCAAGGTGACACCGCAGATCACTCCAGATAATCGCTTAGTGTTGGATTTAAGTGTGACTCAAGATAGGCCTGGGCAAGTTGTTAAAACCGGAACGGGTGAAGCCGTGGCCATCAACACTCAAAGGATTGGCACGCAAGTGCTTGTTAATAATGGTGAAACCGTCGTGCTTGGTGGGATTTTTCAACACAGTGTGAGCAGTACCGTTGATAAAGTTCCTCTGTTGGGAGACCTGCCTGTTTTAGGCGCATTGTTCCGTCGCAGCTATGAAAATGTCGGCAAAAGTGAACTGCTTATTTTCGTTACACCTAAAGTTGTGATTCAGTAA
- a CDS encoding pilus assembly protein PilP, which produces MKPSKSLCVMLLLLILSGCKASEDSLESFVVQVEAKAKKEVGQLVPASEFSAAIYQRRASRAPFELPQEAIVQNQPLVKTNCWQPRSRPRHGKLEKYPLSQLRLKGVMGNGSSVFGLVQTPRGNVVNVKKGQFIGLNNGRVTKVTSQYVQINETLPDGLGCWHKRNVRLALK; this is translated from the coding sequence ATGAAGCCCAGTAAATCACTCTGCGTTATGCTGTTACTGCTTATATTGTCGGGCTGTAAAGCGAGTGAAGATTCGTTAGAAAGTTTTGTGGTACAGGTGGAAGCCAAGGCAAAAAAAGAGGTTGGGCAGCTTGTTCCTGCCAGTGAATTTTCCGCCGCTATTTATCAACGAAGAGCCTCTCGCGCTCCCTTTGAGCTCCCTCAAGAAGCCATTGTGCAAAACCAACCGTTGGTTAAGACAAACTGTTGGCAACCTCGCTCTCGCCCTCGCCATGGAAAGTTAGAAAAGTACCCGCTGAGTCAATTGCGCTTAAAAGGCGTTATGGGCAATGGCTCCAGTGTGTTTGGTTTAGTGCAAACACCGAGGGGCAACGTGGTGAATGTCAAGAAAGGTCAGTTTATTGGGTTAAACAATGGTCGAGTTACCAAAGTGACAAGCCAATACGTTCAGATCAATGAAACGCTTCCAGATGGCTTAGGTTGTTGGCATAAGCGCAATGTTAGGCTTGCCCTGAAGTAA